The Dioscorea cayenensis subsp. rotundata cultivar TDr96_F1 chromosome 19, TDr96_F1_v2_PseudoChromosome.rev07_lg8_w22 25.fasta, whole genome shotgun sequence genome includes a window with the following:
- the LOC120283382 gene encoding LOW QUALITY PROTEIN: phytochrome A-like (The sequence of the model RefSeq protein was modified relative to this genomic sequence to represent the inferred CDS: deleted 6 bases in 4 codons) — translation MSSSRPANSSASSNRSRHSARIIAQTTVDAKLDAEFEEFGTSFDYSQSIVAHKGSSPDPKKSEKVTAYLQHIQKGKLIQPFGCLLALDEKTFKVIAYSENSPEMLTMVSRAVPSVGEHLTLGIGTDVRSIFTSPSTAALQKALGYPEVSLLNPILVHCKTSGKPFYAIIHRVTACLIVDFEPVKPSELPMTAAGALQSYKLAAKAIARLQSLPGGSIERLCETVIEEVFELTGYDRVMVYRFHEDDHGEVFREITKPGLESYQGLHYPATDIPQAARFLFLKSKIRMICDCRARPIKIYQDEKLPSDLTFCGSTLRAPHSCHLQYMENMNSIASLVMAVVVNEGEEECENLEPGQSQQQKRKRLWGLVVCHHESPRFVPFPLRYACEFLMQVFAIHVNKEFDLENQLREKNILKTQTLLCDMLLRDATPVGIMTQSPNVMDLVKCDGAALLYENEIWRLGLTPTETEIRDIAYWLEENHMDSTGLSTDSLRDAGYPAALTLGDVVCGMAAARITSKDIMFWFRSHTAAEIRWGGAKHDPLDKDDGKRMHPRSSFKAFLEAVKMRSVPWKDYEMDAIHSLQLILRGTFNDSENSKRKASLDARISDLRIEEMVELQAVTNEMVRLIETATVPILAVDVNGFINGWNLKIAELTGLSVDEAIGKHLLSLVEDSSVEVVKEMLFLALQGKEKQNVQFQMKTHGLRRDDGPVILIVNACASRDINENAVGVCFVAQDMTGQKMVMDKFIRIEGDYKAIVQNPSPLIPPIFGADEFGWCSEWNPAMAKLSGWKRDEVIDRMLLGEVFGSSAACCRLKNQDAFVNLSVVINNAIAGQETEKAPFDFISRSGKHVECLLSVTKKVDAEGIVTGVFCFLHTASQELQQVLHVQQLSEQTAMKKLKALLYIRHEIRNPLSGILFPKKMIEGTDLSEEQKELLTSEGGATSRLTEFLMTWSLKNITDSCLGLEMVEFIPQDVLITAVSQVMIASNEKGVRIVNSLSDKFMTEGLYGDNLRLQQILADFLVVSVKYSPNGGLVEITSEINKDQLGKDLHLVHLELRITHMGSGVPEELLSQMFGNGSELSEEGISLLVCRKLLKLMNGDVRYLREAGKSAFIIYLELASAPAPDKAKGTGYPMV, via the exons ATGTCTTCCTCTCGACCTGCAAATTCTTCTGCTAGTTCCAACAGAAGTAGACACAGCGCTAGAATCATAGCCCAGACAACGGTAGATGCCAAACTTGATGCAGAGTTTGAAGAGTTCGGTACCTCGTTTGATTATTCCCAGTCAATTGTGGCACACAAGGGATCATCTCCTGACCCCAAGAAGTCGGAGAAAGTCACTGCATACCTACAGCACATTCAGAAAGGGAAGCTAATCCAGCCGTTTGGCTGCTTGTTAGCCCTTGATGAGAAGACATTTAAGGTCATAGCTTACTCTGAGAATTCCCCGGAGATGCTCACCATGGTCAGCCGA GCTGTGCCAAGCGTAGGAGAACACCTTACGCTTGGTATCGGAACTGATGTGAGGAGCATT TTTACTTCTCCTAGTACTGCAGCACTGCAGAAGGCCTTAGGTTACCCGGAGGTCTCTCTTCTCAATCCTATT TTAGTCCACTGTAAAACATCTGGTAAGCCCTTCTATGCAATCATCCATCGGGTGACTGCTTGTTTGATTGTTGATTTTGAGCCAGTGAAGCCTTCTGAGTTGCCCATGACCGCTGCGGGGGCCCTTCAATCATATAAGCTCGCTGCTAAAGCAATAGCCCGGTTGCAATCATTGCCTGGTGGTAGTATAGAGAGACTTTGTGAAACAGTGATTGAAGAAGTCTTTGAACTCACTGGCTATGACAGGGTAATGGTTTATAGGTTCCATGAAGATGACCATGGAGAGGTCTTTCGAGAAATCACAAAGCCGGGATTGGAGTCTTACCAAGGCCTGCATTATCCAGCTACAGATATTCCCCAGGCTGCTAGATTCCTTTTCCTGAAGAGCAAGATCCGGATGATTTGTGATTGTCGTGCGAGGCCTATAAAGATTTATCAAGACGAGAAGCTGCCTTCTGATCTGACCTTCTGTGGTTCTACACTTAGAGCCCCTCACAGTTGTCACTTGCAGTATATGGAGAACATGAACTCTATAGCATCTCTGGTTATGGCAGTGGTGGTGAATGAAGGGGAGGAGGAATGTGAGAACTTGGAGCCTGGACAGTCCCAGCAGCAAAAGAGGAAGAGACTTTGGGGCCTTGTTGTTTGCCATCATGAAAGCCCAAGGTTTGTTCCCTTCCCCTTAAGGTATGCCTGTGAATTCTTGATGCAGGTGTTTGCCATCCATGTCAACAAGGAATTTGATTTAGAGAATCAGCTCCGCGAGAAGAACATCCTGAAAACCCAGACACTGCTGTGTGACATGTTGCTCAGAGATGCTACACCTGTAGGCATCATGACACAGAGTCCAAATGTTATGGATCTAGTGAAATGTGATGGTGCTGCCCTTTTGTACGAAAATGAGATTTGGAGGCTTGGCTTGACCCCAACTGAAACTGAGATTAGAGACATTGCCTATTGGCTTGAAGAGAATCATATGGATTCTACAGGTTTGAGCACTGACAGTCTGCGTGATGCTGGATATCCTGCTGCTCTAACCCTTGGTGATGTAGTTTGTGGGATGGCAGCTGCCAGAATTACTTCCAAAGACATCATGTTTTGGTTTAGATCTCATACCGCTGCCGAAATCCGATGGGGAGGTGCAAAGCATGATCCCTTGGATAAAGATGATGGGAAGAGAATGCACCCAAGGTCTTCATTCAAAGCGTTCCTTGAAGCCGTAAAGATGAGGAGTGTTCCCTGGAAGGACTATGAGATGGATGCTATTCATTCCTTGCAGCTTATACTGCGAGGGACTTTCAATGATTCTGAGAATTCCAAGAGGAAGGCATCACTGGATGCTCGAATCAGTGACCTTAGAATTGAAGAAATGGTAGAATTGCAAGCGGTGACCAATGAAATGGTACGGTTGATTGAGACAGCGACCGTGCCAATCTTGGCGGTGGATGTCAATGGATTCATAAATGGGTGGAACCTGAAAATTGCTGAATTAACGGGTCTCTCGGTAGATGAAGCCATAGGGAAGCATTTGCTGTCCCTTGTAGAAGATTCTTCAGTGGAAGTTGTCAAGGAGATGCTTTTTTTGGCATTGCAGG GGAAGGAAAAGCAGAATGTGCAATTTCAGATGAAAACTCATGGCCTTCGGAGAGATGATGGTCCTGTTATCTTGATTGTCAATGCTTGTGCAAGCCGCGACATCAATGAGAATGCAGTTGGAGTGTGCTTTGTGGCTCAAGATATGACTGGTCAAAAGATGGTCATGGACAAATTTATTCGGATTGAAGGAGATTACAAAGCTATAGTACAAAATCCTAGCCCGCTGATCCCACCTATATTTGGTGCAGATGAGTTTGGCTGGTGTTCCGAGTGGAATCCAGCCATGGCTAAGTTGTCTGGATGGAAGAGGGATGAAGTGATAGATAGGATGCTGTTGGGTGAGGTTTTCGGGAGCAGTGCAGCCTGTTGTCGTTTAAAGAACCAAGATGCATTTGTGAATCTTAGTGTGGTCATTAACAATGCCATAGCAGGCCAAGAAACAGAAAAGGCTCCCTTTGATTTTATCAGTCGTAGTGGTAAGCATGTGGAATGCCTTCTCTCGGTGACCAAGAAAGTGGATGCAGAAGGTATAGTCACCGGAGTGTTTTGCTTCTTGCATACTGCTAGTCAGGAGCTGCAACAGGTTCTCCATGTCCAGCAGCTGTCAGAGCAAACGGCCATGAAGAAACTGAAAGCTTTGTTGTATATCAGGCATGAAATAAGAAATCCTCTTTCTGGAATA TTATTTCCGAAAAAAATGATTGAGGGCACTGATTTATCTGAGGAGCAAAAAGAGCTATTGACTTCCGAGGGAGGTGCCACCAGCAGGTTAACAGAATTCTTGATGACCTGGAGCTTGAAAAACATTACAGACAG CTGTTTGGGTTTAGAAATGGTGGAGTTCATTCCACAGGATGTCTTGATTACTGCTGTGAGTCAAGTCATGATTGCGAGCAATGAAAAGGGTGTTCGAATAGTTAACAGTCTATCAGATAAATTCATGACTGAAGGCCTTTATGGGGATAATCTGAGGCTTCAACAGATCCTTGCTGATTTCCTGGTGGTGTCTGTGAAGTACTCTCCAAATGGAGGTCTGGTTGAAATCACTtctgaaataaataaagatcAACTGGGAAAAGATCTCCATCTAGTGCATCTGGAGCTCAG GATAACACACATGGGTAGTGGAGTGCCAGAGGAATTGCTGTCTCAAATGTTTGGAAATGGTAGTGAGCTGTCGGAGGAGGGCATCAGTCTGCTTGTGTGTAGGAAATTGTTGAAGCTCATGAATGGTGATGTCCGTTATCTCAGGGAGGCAGGCAAGTCGGCTTTTATCATCTACCTTGAGCTTGCTTCTGCCCCTGCCCCCGACAAGGCCAAAGGGACAGGCTACCCTATGGTCTGA